DNA from Planctomycetia bacterium:
TGCAGCACCATCTTCAGCTTACCCCACTTGTCAGCGCCGAAAGCAATGCCCAGGCTTTCGATATACCCTCGCAAGCTGGTCACCAGGAGTTCACGGGTGACCACCGCCACCACCATCCAGGGCTGCACACCAGTGCGTGGTTCCCCAAATGGCAGCAGGCAGATGTAGGCTCCGCAGATCAGCATCTTGTCTACTAGAGGATCAAAACTGCGACCAAAACTGCTGACAATGCCCAGCCTGCGGGCTGCCAGTCCATCGAGCCAATCGGTTACCGAGGCTAGAAAGAAAGCAACACCGGTTAACAACCATTGTTCGTAGGCAATCAGCA
Protein-coding regions in this window:
- the pgsA gene encoding CDP-diacylglycerol--glycerol-3-phosphate 3-phosphatidyltransferase, with the protein product MTTSIAQHDVSTRPPVRREPSPFNLPNFLTATRFVLAIFMFVLIAYEQWLLTGVAFFLASVTDWLDGLAARRLGIVSSFGRSFDPLVDKMLICGAYICLLPFGEPRTGVQPWMVVAVVTRELLVTSLRGYIESLGIAFGADKWGKLKMVLQCLALAMILFCLLFDQMKVLLDYTTQLELARDLLIYAMVLATILSGLQYMWTSYRLYKQYEESLH